A single region of the Verrucomicrobiia bacterium genome encodes:
- the recG gene encoding ATP-dependent DNA helicase RecG has translation MQEAPTQAPNLRYLKGIGPKRALILEKLGVCTLRDLFYYFPRRYEDRSHLRPIEEVRAGEPVTLKGTVLSTRLKRFRGISILEVHLGDKTGMIPAVWFNQPYLQAQFEEGREVIFFGKPDLRNDRLQMNSPEFEILDPEEEAVHTGRITPIYPLTEGLYQKTLRGVFHEAVQQHLDGLIAEYLPEDFRETRGLLPLPQAVREMHFPSSQELLDKARHRIVFDEFFVFQVLLFQKLELMKARHKAQPLRAEPAHLEEFRSALPFQLTSGQEEALSEIAAELALEIPMNRLLMGDVGSGKTVLGAFVMFLAAKLGRQAVMLVPTEILANQHLQTLKKLLQPAGITVKMLSSATAPAVREKMLAELKQGKLSCAIGTHALLQEDVRFASLAAVVIDEQHKFGVYQRCQLLNRELRPHQLVMTATPIPRTLALTVYGDLSVSAVKTLPAGRQPIKTYWITRQKQPEVLRHMLEKIKKGEQAYFIYPLIDETEKSDMRAATAGYDALRKGPFKDAKVGLVHGRMPGEERDAIMRDFKDGKIQALVATSVVEVGVDNPNATMMVIENAERFGLSQLHQMRGRVGRGQKPSECFLFGEPTTDEGKKRLRIMTKTQDGFVIAEEDLKLRGPGDFLGTRQSGEPLFRVAHPVLDQEILLEARAAATEVVKGPDWEQNPRWAALKKFLDHFPIRY, from the coding sequence ATGCAAGAGGCCCCGACGCAAGCCCCGAATCTCCGTTACCTCAAAGGGATCGGTCCCAAAAGGGCCCTGATCCTGGAAAAGCTCGGCGTCTGCACGCTCCGCGACCTCTTCTATTATTTCCCGCGCCGCTACGAAGACCGCAGCCATCTCAGGCCCATCGAAGAAGTCCGGGCGGGCGAGCCCGTGACGCTGAAAGGCACGGTACTTTCCACGCGCCTGAAGCGTTTCCGCGGCATCTCGATCCTGGAAGTCCACCTGGGCGACAAGACAGGCATGATCCCGGCGGTCTGGTTTAATCAGCCGTATCTCCAGGCGCAGTTCGAGGAAGGCCGCGAAGTGATTTTTTTCGGCAAGCCCGACCTGCGTAACGACCGCCTTCAGATGAATTCCCCGGAATTCGAGATCCTGGATCCGGAGGAAGAGGCCGTGCATACCGGCCGCATCACGCCGATCTACCCCTTGACCGAGGGTCTGTACCAGAAAACCCTGCGCGGCGTTTTTCACGAGGCCGTGCAGCAGCACTTGGACGGCCTGATCGCCGAGTACCTGCCGGAAGATTTTCGCGAAACCCGCGGCCTTCTTCCGCTTCCGCAGGCCGTGCGTGAAATGCATTTCCCGTCGTCGCAGGAACTCCTCGACAAGGCGCGGCACAGGATTGTGTTCGACGAATTTTTTGTTTTCCAAGTCCTGCTGTTCCAGAAGCTGGAGCTCATGAAAGCGCGCCATAAAGCGCAGCCGCTTCGTGCCGAACCCGCGCATCTGGAGGAATTCCGTTCCGCGCTTCCTTTCCAGCTGACCTCCGGGCAGGAAGAAGCTCTGAGCGAAATCGCGGCGGAACTCGCTCTCGAAATTCCGATGAACCGCCTGCTGATGGGCGATGTGGGCAGCGGCAAGACCGTGCTCGGCGCCTTTGTAATGTTCCTTGCCGCAAAGCTGGGACGCCAGGCCGTGATGCTGGTGCCGACCGAAATCCTCGCCAATCAGCACCTGCAAACGCTGAAGAAGCTGCTGCAGCCCGCGGGCATCACGGTGAAGATGCTTTCGTCGGCGACCGCGCCCGCGGTGCGCGAAAAGATGCTGGCGGAGTTGAAGCAGGGGAAGCTCTCCTGCGCCATAGGCACGCATGCGCTCCTGCAGGAAGACGTGCGCTTCGCCTCGCTTGCCGCGGTCGTCATCGACGAGCAGCACAAGTTCGGCGTGTACCAGCGCTGCCAGCTCCTCAACCGGGAGCTGCGCCCGCACCAGCTCGTCATGACCGCGACGCCGATCCCGCGCACGCTCGCGCTGACCGTTTACGGCGACCTGTCGGTTTCGGCCGTGAAGACGCTTCCCGCGGGCCGCCAGCCGATCAAGACTTACTGGATCACGCGGCAAAAACAGCCGGAAGTTTTGCGGCACATGCTCGAAAAAATAAAAAAAGGCGAGCAGGCCTACTTCATTTATCCGCTCATCGACGAAACCGAAAAGTCAGACATGCGGGCCGCGACCGCGGGCTACGACGCGCTTCGCAAAGGCCCGTTCAAGGACGCGAAAGTCGGGCTGGTCCATGGCCGCATGCCGGGCGAAGAGCGCGATGCGATCATGCGCGATTTCAAAGACGGCAAAATCCAGGCGCTGGTGGCCACGTCCGTCGTGGAAGTGGGCGTCGATAACCCCAACGCTACGATGATGGTGATCGAAAACGCCGAACGTTTCGGCCTGTCCCAGCTGCATCAGATGAGAGGGCGTGTCGGACGGGGGCAGAAGCCGTCCGAATGTTTTCTATTCGGAGAACCCACGACCGATGAAGGCAAGAAGCGGCTGAGGATCATGACCAAGACGCAGGACGGCTTTGTGATCGCCGAAGAAGACCTGAAGCTGCGCGGTCCCGGGGATTTTCTGGGGACACGCCAAAGCGGGGAGCCGCTTTTCCGCGTCGCGCATCCGGTGCTGGACCAGGAAATCCTGCTGGAAGCGCGCGCGGCCGCCACGGAAGTCGTCAAGGGGCCGGATTGGGAGCAAAACCCGCGCTGGGCCGCGCTTAAAAAATTTCTCGATCATTTTCCCATTCGCTATTAA
- the rsmD gene encoding 16S rRNA (guanine(966)-N(2))-methyltransferase RsmD — translation MRIIGGELKSRKIQFPKSRLTRPMTDRSKETVFNIMGSLVDGKHILDLYSGSGSLGLEALSRGALDVVFVDRADWATRVIEKNLEDLGLEAKARVLQIDVLRAIQKLEKEKRFFSLVFVDPPFNQGLVKKTLNRLDQSAILTPFAQVVVGHSRQEQLPESLQSLKLARTKKIGQNCLSFYFRLESQDGETKSYLSGEF, via the coding sequence ATGAGAATTATTGGTGGTGAGCTCAAATCGCGGAAGATCCAGTTTCCGAAATCGCGCCTGACGCGTCCCATGACCGATCGCAGCAAGGAAACGGTCTTCAACATCATGGGCAGTCTGGTCGACGGCAAGCATATCCTGGATCTTTATTCTGGGAGCGGGTCGCTCGGACTCGAGGCCTTGAGCCGCGGCGCGCTGGACGTCGTCTTCGTGGACCGCGCGGATTGGGCCACCCGGGTCATCGAAAAGAACCTGGAAGACCTGGGGCTGGAAGCCAAGGCACGGGTGCTGCAAATCGACGTTTTGAGGGCCATCCAGAAGCTCGAAAAAGAGAAGCGGTTTTTTTCACTGGTTTTTGTCGATCCTCCGTTCAATCAAGGACTTGTGAAAAAGACGTTGAACCGCCTGGATCAATCTGCTATATTGACGCCCTTCGCTCAGGTCGTCGTGGGCCACTCGAGGCAGGAACAGTTGCCTGAGTCTCTTCAATCATTGAAGCTCGCGCGAACCAAGAAGATAGGTCAAAACTGCCTGTCTTTTTATTTCCGGTTGGAGTCACAGGATGGAGAAACGAAGAGCTATTTATCCGGGGAGTTTTGA
- the coaD gene encoding pantetheine-phosphate adenylyltransferase — protein sequence MEKRRAIYPGSFDPVTYGHIDLVKRALKLFDELIVVVAVNAGKNALFTIEERVDFVKRALKGMRGVKIDSLEGLTVEYAKRKKARTIIRGLRATSDFDYEFQMALTNRRLSKEVDTVFLMPSENHFYLSSRLTKEIALLKGDVSKFVPDFIAAKVRERLLNY from the coding sequence ATGGAGAAACGAAGAGCTATTTATCCGGGGAGTTTTGACCCTGTGACCTATGGTCACATCGACCTGGTTAAAAGGGCGTTAAAGCTGTTCGATGAATTGATTGTGGTCGTGGCCGTAAACGCGGGGAAAAATGCCCTGTTTACGATCGAAGAGCGCGTGGACTTCGTGAAGCGCGCGCTCAAGGGGATGCGCGGCGTCAAGATCGACAGCCTCGAAGGTTTGACTGTCGAATACGCGAAACGGAAAAAGGCGAGAACGATCATCCGCGGGCTTCGCGCCACGTCGGATTTCGATTATGAATTCCAGATGGCGCTGACCAACCGGCGCTTGTCCAAAGAAGTGGACACGGTGTTCTTGATGCCTTCGGAGAACCATTTTTATCTGTCCTCGCGTTTGACGAAAGAAATCGCCCTCCTTAAGGGAGATGTCTCCAAATTTGTTCCGGATTTTATTGCCGCGAAAGTACGCGAGCGCCTTCTGAATTATTAA
- the rpmF gene encoding 50S ribosomal protein L32, whose product MANPKRRHSNTRTRTRRAHDALDVISATRCPQCGAGIRPHRVCESCGYYRGRQVMTIKVREKTPKEK is encoded by the coding sequence ATGGCAAATCCGAAAAGACGGCATTCCAACACGCGCACCCGCACCCGCAGGGCGCATGATGCCCTTGACGTGATCAGCGCGACGCGCTGCCCGCAATGCGGCGCCGGCATCCGGCCGCACCGTGTTTGCGAGTCCTGCGGCTATTACCGCGGCCGTCAGGTCATGACCATCAAAGTCAGAGAAAAGACCCCCAAGGAAAAGTAA
- the plsX gene encoding phosphate acyltransferase PlsX, translated as MIRVAVDGMGGDYAPGVVVEGAVYAANDFSNLEIVLVGQTTALKRELNKHKVLGGKLVLQEASEVVGMGEAPVQAIRKKKDSSLAVCVDLLKKKEVDAVMSAGNTGAAVAASTLNLGLLPGIKRPGIAISTPTLHGISLCMDVGANLNPSAEELYQYAQMSDVYARYIHGKKRPAIGLLNIGEEESKGTDTLKEAYKLLRDSGLNFVGNIEGRDFFTGRVDCIICDGFVGNVVLKMCESILETSVAMIARELKKNPVSLLGAWLCKPALSAIRRETNYEEAGGAPLLGVNGPVIISHGISSAKAIRNAIRVAGEMVSNQLNDRIVEQVSGQGPSGASANRSAHPASEGLH; from the coding sequence ATGATTCGCGTTGCAGTGGACGGAATGGGCGGTGACTACGCGCCGGGCGTCGTGGTCGAAGGCGCTGTCTACGCCGCCAATGATTTTTCCAACTTGGAAATCGTGCTGGTGGGGCAGACGACCGCCCTCAAGCGCGAGCTGAACAAGCACAAGGTGCTCGGCGGCAAACTGGTTCTCCAGGAAGCCTCGGAAGTGGTCGGGATGGGCGAGGCGCCGGTCCAGGCCATCCGCAAGAAAAAAGATTCGTCGCTCGCCGTCTGCGTCGATCTCCTGAAGAAAAAAGAAGTCGACGCGGTCATGAGCGCCGGCAACACGGGCGCCGCGGTCGCGGCTTCGACCTTGAACCTGGGCCTGCTTCCGGGCATCAAGCGCCCGGGCATCGCCATCAGCACGCCGACGCTTCACGGCATCTCGCTGTGCATGGACGTGGGCGCCAATCTCAATCCTTCCGCCGAAGAACTTTACCAGTACGCTCAGATGTCCGACGTCTATGCCCGCTACATCCACGGCAAAAAGCGTCCGGCCATCGGCCTCCTCAACATCGGCGAAGAAGAATCCAAGGGCACCGATACATTAAAGGAAGCTTACAAGCTCCTCCGCGATTCCGGCCTTAATTTCGTCGGCAACATCGAAGGCCGCGATTTCTTCACCGGCCGCGTGGACTGCATCATCTGCGACGGGTTCGTCGGCAACGTGGTGCTCAAGATGTGCGAAAGCATTCTCGAGACTTCCGTCGCCATGATTGCGCGCGAGCTCAAGAAAAATCCCGTGTCGCTTCTCGGCGCCTGGCTGTGCAAGCCGGCTCTCAGCGCCATCCGCCGCGAAACCAACTATGAAGAAGCCGGCGGCGCGCCTCTTCTCGGCGTCAACGGACCCGTCATCATCAGCCACGGCATTTCTTCGGCGAAAGCCATCCGCAACGCCATCCGAGTGGCGGGCGAGATGGTTTCAAACCAGCTCAATGACAGGATCGTCGAGCAGGTGTCAGGCCAGGGGCCGAGCGGCGCTTCCGCCAACCGCAGCGCCCATCCCGCGAGCGAAGGACTGCATTGA
- a CDS encoding beta-ketoacyl-ACP synthase III produces the protein MSSSYRACIRGLGFYVPEKVLTNYDLEKMVDTTDEWIQTRTGIKERRIAAKNTPASELGAHAAQAALKDAGMSAADIDLILVATITPDMFFPSTACSVQNRIGAKCGAFDLAAACSGFPYALSVAEAYIKAGLYKNVLVIGSEVLSGFIDWKDRSTCVLFGDGAGAAVVCRSEQEGHGILASYLGADGSQGGILQIPGGGSVHPPCPESLEAGLHFLKMEGSEVFKVAVRTMEVAVREVLKPEGLSLDDVDWLVPHQANSRILQAVAERLKFPEEKVVTNVARYGNMSSASTVVALTEAVHDGKIKKGDYVVLVAFGGGLTWASTLIKW, from the coding sequence ATGTCTTCATCCTATCGGGCATGCATCCGCGGCCTGGGATTTTACGTTCCGGAAAAAGTTCTGACGAATTACGACCTCGAAAAAATGGTCGATACCACCGACGAGTGGATCCAGACTCGCACGGGGATTAAAGAGCGGCGCATTGCCGCCAAGAACACGCCCGCGAGCGAGCTCGGCGCCCACGCGGCGCAGGCCGCGCTGAAAGACGCGGGGATGTCCGCCGCGGACATCGATCTTATCCTCGTCGCCACGATCACGCCCGACATGTTTTTCCCTTCCACGGCCTGCTCCGTCCAGAACCGCATCGGCGCCAAATGCGGCGCGTTTGACCTTGCGGCCGCGTGCTCCGGATTTCCTTACGCGCTTTCCGTGGCCGAGGCCTACATCAAGGCCGGCCTTTACAAAAATGTGCTCGTGATCGGTTCCGAAGTGCTTTCCGGCTTCATCGACTGGAAAGACCGCTCGACGTGCGTCCTTTTCGGCGATGGCGCCGGCGCCGCGGTCGTGTGCCGCTCGGAACAGGAGGGGCACGGCATTCTCGCTTCGTATCTCGGCGCGGACGGTTCCCAGGGCGGCATCCTCCAGATTCCCGGCGGAGGTTCCGTGCATCCGCCTTGTCCGGAATCCCTCGAAGCCGGCCTTCATTTTCTGAAGATGGAAGGCTCGGAAGTTTTCAAAGTCGCGGTGCGCACCATGGAAGTCGCGGTGCGCGAGGTGCTCAAGCCGGAAGGGCTGAGCCTGGATGACGTGGATTGGCTCGTGCCGCATCAGGCCAACAGCCGCATTCTCCAGGCGGTTGCGGAACGGCTGAAATTTCCCGAAGAAAAAGTGGTGACGAATGTGGCGCGTTACGGCAATATGTCCAGCGCTTCCACGGTCGTGGCTTTGACGGAAGCCGTGCACGACGGAAAAATCAAAAAAGGCGATTACGTTGTGCTGGTCGCTTTCGGGGGCGGGCTCACGTGGGCTTCGACCCTGATTAAATGGTAG
- the fabD gene encoding ACP S-malonyltransferase: MTFSEKIGFLFPGQGAQSVGMGKDLHDGFPQARKVFEQADAVLGYSLRKICFEGPEEELTRTLYAQPAIYTHSYAALLVLREKYPDLTPSFAAGLSLGEFSALTAAGSIAFEDGLKLVQIRAEAMEEAAKNHPGTMASILGLSPADCEGVARDAGCEVANLNSPEQIVLSGTAETIEKACALAEQRGAKRALRLKVGGAFHSSLMADARERLTVALRSTPIRPPHCAFIPNAKAAKVSDPEEIRELLSRQLTSPVRWVETMLRAKESGLTHFLEIGPGKVLKGLVKKSHPEFQIFPCGTAADLEKLESAGSAVETKDS, encoded by the coding sequence ATGACGTTCAGCGAAAAGATCGGATTTTTATTTCCCGGCCAGGGCGCCCAGTCCGTCGGCATGGGCAAAGACCTCCACGATGGTTTTCCCCAGGCTCGAAAAGTTTTCGAGCAGGCCGATGCGGTTCTCGGCTATTCGCTCCGCAAAATCTGTTTTGAAGGGCCGGAAGAGGAACTCACGCGCACCTTGTACGCACAGCCCGCGATTTACACGCACAGTTATGCCGCGCTGCTCGTGCTGCGCGAGAAGTATCCGGACCTCACGCCTTCTTTTGCCGCGGGGCTGAGCCTGGGTGAATTCAGCGCCCTGACCGCCGCGGGATCAATCGCCTTCGAAGACGGCTTGAAGCTGGTCCAGATCCGCGCCGAAGCCATGGAAGAAGCCGCGAAAAATCATCCTGGAACCATGGCCTCGATCCTGGGGCTTTCGCCCGCGGACTGCGAAGGCGTGGCGCGCGATGCCGGATGCGAAGTGGCCAACCTCAATTCGCCGGAACAGATCGTGCTGTCGGGCACCGCTGAAACCATTGAAAAGGCCTGCGCACTCGCGGAACAGCGGGGCGCCAAGCGCGCGCTTCGGCTGAAAGTCGGCGGCGCGTTTCATTCGTCGCTCATGGCCGACGCGCGGGAACGCCTCACGGTCGCTCTCAGAAGCACACCGATCCGTCCGCCGCACTGCGCCTTTATTCCGAATGCCAAGGCCGCCAAGGTTTCCGATCCCGAAGAAATCCGCGAGCTGCTTTCCCGCCAGCTGACCAGCCCGGTCCGCTGGGTGGAAACCATGCTTCGCGCCAAGGAAAGCGGGCTTACTCATTTTCTGGAAATCGGCCCCGGAAAAGTCCTCAAAGGCCTGGTTAAAAAATCTCATCCTGAATTTCAAATCTTTCCCTGCGGCACGGCCGCCGACCTCGAAAAACTGGAATCCGCGGGCAGCGCCGTGGAAACCAAGGATTCCTGA
- the fabG gene encoding 3-oxoacyl-[acyl-carrier-protein] reductase, protein MTEVLKDKVAIVTGASRGIGQAIAVAMAQQGAKVVLSASSVDNLTETEQLIKAAGHGACILTQANVSIGDEVNEVVKIALDTYGKIDILVNNAGATKDNLLALMPETDWDYVLSTNLKSVFLFCKACSRPMVKQRSGSIINISSVVGITGNAGQANYAASKAAIIGFTKSVAKELAKRNIRANAIAPGFIRTRMTDQLPANVQDKVKEQIALGRFGEVQDIAQVAVFLASDAASYMTGQTLVVDGGLVI, encoded by the coding sequence ATGACCGAAGTTTTGAAAGACAAAGTCGCGATTGTCACCGGAGCCAGCCGCGGAATCGGCCAGGCCATTGCCGTGGCCATGGCCCAGCAAGGGGCGAAAGTGGTTTTGTCCGCATCTTCCGTGGACAATTTGACGGAGACGGAACAGCTGATCAAAGCGGCCGGACATGGCGCATGCATTTTGACGCAAGCTAATGTCAGCATTGGAGATGAAGTCAATGAGGTCGTAAAAATAGCGCTTGACACCTATGGAAAGATAGATATACTCGTCAACAACGCGGGGGCCACCAAGGATAATTTGCTCGCGTTAATGCCCGAGACTGATTGGGATTACGTTCTTTCTACGAATCTAAAAAGCGTTTTTTTATTTTGTAAAGCCTGCAGCCGTCCTATGGTCAAGCAGCGCTCCGGTTCGATCATCAACATTTCCTCGGTGGTTGGGATTACCGGAAACGCGGGACAGGCCAATTATGCAGCGTCTAAGGCAGCCATCATCGGTTTCACGAAGTCCGTCGCCAAAGAATTGGCGAAAAGAAACATTCGGGCGAATGCGATCGCTCCGGGGTTTATCAGGACTCGAATGACGGACCAGTTGCCAGCGAATGTGCAAGACAAAGTCAAAGAACAGATCGCGCTGGGACGTTTCGGAGAAGTTCAAGATATCGCCCAAGTAGCCGTATTTTTAGCGTCGGACGCCGCCAGTTACATGACAGGGCAAACCCTGGTTGTGGATGGCGGATTAGTGATCTAA
- a CDS encoding acyl carrier protein codes for MAVQDKITEIIVEQLGVKPEEVIPEASFVDDLGADSLDTVELVMALEEEFGIEIPDEDAEKIQTVGDAIRYIEEKSAQK; via the coding sequence ATGGCTGTTCAGGACAAAATCACCGAAATCATCGTCGAGCAATTAGGCGTAAAGCCCGAAGAAGTTATCCCCGAAGCTTCCTTTGTTGATGATTTAGGCGCCGATTCCCTTGATACGGTGGAGCTGGTTATGGCTCTCGAAGAGGAATTTGGTATCGAGATCCCCGACGAAGATGCCGAGAAGATCCAGACTGTCGGCGATGCCATTCGTTACATCGAAGAGAAGTCTGCTCAGAAGTAA
- the fabF gene encoding beta-ketoacyl-ACP synthase II, whose amino-acid sequence MSKRRVVVTGLGMITPLAVNAEKTWQSFLKGESGTGLLTQIDASKFNSKVGAEVKGFDPALYFKPKDIRKTDRFVQFAVASAKMAMEDAAIKVEALDPYRIGVLVGSGIGGLRVIEEQHKVLLEKGADRVSPFLIPMLIVNMAPGQISISLGLKGPNNCVATACATGSNAIGDAFKIVQREEADIMFAGGSESCITLLGFGGFDAMKALSTHNDEPSMASRPFDATRDGFVMGEGCGVLVLEALDHAKKRGAKIYAEIVGYGMTSDASHITAPDPTGEGAARCMINAMKDAGLKPADVSYINAHGTSTPLNDKVETLAIKKAFGEDVARKVKISSTKSMTGHLLGAAGGVEAAVCCLAIRDQIIPPTINYRNPDPDCDLDYVPNQAQKHPVKVAISNSLGFGGHNACVAFKAFEE is encoded by the coding sequence GTGAGCAAACGACGCGTGGTCGTTACCGGCTTAGGGATGATTACTCCCTTAGCCGTCAACGCCGAAAAAACCTGGCAGTCTTTTCTTAAAGGTGAGAGCGGCACAGGGCTGCTGACGCAGATCGACGCGTCAAAGTTCAACTCCAAAGTCGGAGCCGAGGTCAAAGGCTTCGATCCCGCGCTTTACTTCAAGCCGAAAGACATCCGCAAAACCGACCGGTTCGTCCAGTTTGCCGTGGCCAGCGCCAAGATGGCCATGGAAGACGCGGCGATTAAGGTGGAAGCGCTTGATCCGTACCGCATCGGCGTGCTCGTCGGTTCCGGCATCGGCGGACTTCGCGTCATCGAAGAACAGCACAAGGTGCTCCTCGAAAAAGGCGCGGACCGTGTTTCGCCCTTCCTTATTCCCATGCTCATCGTGAACATGGCTCCCGGGCAGATCTCGATTTCCCTCGGCCTCAAAGGCCCCAACAACTGCGTGGCCACCGCCTGCGCCACGGGTTCCAATGCCATCGGTGATGCGTTCAAGATCGTCCAGCGCGAGGAAGCGGACATCATGTTCGCCGGGGGCAGCGAATCCTGCATCACGCTGCTGGGTTTCGGCGGCTTTGATGCCATGAAGGCGCTCAGCACCCACAACGATGAACCGTCCATGGCTTCGCGGCCTTTCGACGCGACGCGAGATGGGTTCGTGATGGGTGAGGGGTGCGGCGTTCTGGTCCTGGAAGCGCTCGATCATGCCAAGAAGCGCGGAGCCAAAATCTATGCGGAAATCGTCGGTTACGGCATGACCTCCGACGCCAGCCACATTACGGCTCCCGATCCGACGGGCGAGGGCGCGGCGCGCTGCATGATCAACGCCATGAAAGACGCGGGGCTGAAACCTGCGGATGTCAGCTACATCAATGCGCACGGTACGTCCACACCGCTGAACGATAAAGTCGAAACGCTCGCAATCAAGAAAGCATTCGGCGAAGACGTGGCGCGCAAGGTCAAGATCAGCTCCACGAAGTCCATGACCGGGCATCTGCTCGGCGCGGCCGGCGGTGTCGAGGCCGCGGTTTGCTGTCTCGCGATCCGCGACCAGATCATTCCGCCGACGATTAACTACAGAAATCCGGACCCTGACTGCGATCTTGATTACGTTCCCAACCAAGCGCAGAAACACCCGGTGAAAGTTGCGATTTCAAACTCGCTTGGCTTCGGCGGACACAACGCTTGTGTTGCATTCAAAGCATTTGAAGAGTAG